The following are from one region of the Candidatus Neomarinimicrobiota bacterium genome:
- a CDS encoding helix-turn-helix transcriptional regulator, which yields MRPSLKNFKKKALANPEVEQEYLDLAPAYALRKQLIEIRKNAGLTQEELAEILHTNKSNISRLENVNSKISPTLSTIEEYAKAVGYKLQLQFVPQH from the coding sequence ATGAGACCATCATTGAAGAATTTTAAAAAGAAGGCTTTAGCTAACCCTGAAGTTGAACAAGAATATTTGGATCTTGCACCTGCCTATGCCTTGCGGAAACAATTGATTGAAATCCGAAAGAACGCTGGGCTCACTCAAGAAGAATTGGCCGAGATATTACATACTAACAAAAGCAACATCTCAAGGCTTGAAAATGTGAATTCAAAAATATCTCCTACACTCTCGACTATTGAGGAGTATGCCAAGGCAGTTGGGTATAAACTACAACTTCAATTTGTGCCACAACACTAG